A part of Doryrhamphus excisus isolate RoL2022-K1 chromosome 8, RoL_Dexc_1.0, whole genome shotgun sequence genomic DNA contains:
- the blmh gene encoding bleomycin hydrolase, producing the protein METGLSQEKVATFLKRLQAEPRYLLAQNVSTCIDPLEVCLHRQTVQETVHIFQHAIPTEGKPVTNQKSSGRCWIFSCLNVMRLPFMKKFNIEEFEFSQSYLFFWDKIERCYYFLHAFVETAQRKEPVDGRLIQFLLSNPANDGGQWDMLVNLIEKYGVIPKKCFPESHSSEASRRMNAILNHKLREYCFRLRNMVASDATKLEISEAINTMIEEVFRVASVCLGNPPDTICWEYRDKEKNFHRIGPLTPQEFYREHVKPLYNIQDKICLVNDPRPQNPYGKLYSVEYLGNMVDGRKTLYNNQPIQLLKKAAAESIKDGEAVWFGCDVDKHFHGKLGINDMNVFNHELVFGVSVKNLTKAERVICGDSLMTHAMILTAVTDKDGKEGYEKWRVENSWGDDRGNKGYLIMTDDWFSEYVYEVVVDKKFLSPDVLEVMQQEPIILPAWDPMGSLA; encoded by the exons ATGGAAACCG GTCTGAGTCAGGAGAAAGTAGCTACCTTCCTGAAGCGCCTGCAGGCTGAGCCACGCTACTTGCTGGCTCAGAATGTTTCGACCTGCATCGACCCGTTGGAAGTTTGTCTGCACCGGCAGACTGTCCAGGAAACGGTACACATCTTCCAGCACGCGATCCCCACAGAGGGCAAGCCTGTCACCAACCAAAAAAGCTCAG GGAGATGTTGGATCTTCTCGTGTCTCAACGTCATGCGACTTCCCTTCATGAAAAAGTTTAACATAGAGGAGTTTGAATTTAGTCAGTCCTACCTGTTTTTTTGGGACAAG ATTGAGAGGTGTTACTACTTCCTCCATGCCTTTGTGGAGACCGCCCAGAGGAAGGAGCCAGTAGACGGACGTCTGATCCAATTCCTTCTCTCCAACCCAGCTAATGATGGAGGACAGTGGGATATGCTGGTCAATCTCATTG AAAAGTATGGTGTCATACCAAAGAAATGCTTCCCAGAGTCCCACAGCTCAGAAGCCTCTCGCAGAATGAATGCCATTCTCAATCATAAG TTGAGAGAATACTGCTTCAGACTGAGGAACATGGTGGCCAGTGATGCGACTAAATTGGAAATCTCTGAGGCCATCAACACCATGATAGAGGAG GTGTTCCGAGTGGCAAGTGTTTGTCTCGGTAATCCACCTGACACCATCTGTTGGGAGTACAGGGACAAGGAAAAGAACTTCCATCGTATCGGCCCACTCACCCCCCAGGAGTTCTACAGGGAGCACGTCAAACCCCTATACAACATTCAGGACAAA ATCTGCCTTGTGAATGACCCTCGACCCCAAAATCCTTACGGGAAGCTGTACAGTGTGGAGTACCTGGGTAACATGGTAGACGGTCGCAAGACTCTCTACAACAATCAGCCCATCCAGCTCCTTAAAAAGGCTGCAGCGGAATCCATAAAAGACGGAGAA GCGGTGTGGTTTGGGTGTGACGTGGATAAACATTTCCACGGCAAGCTGGGGATTAACGACATGAATGT CTTCAATCACGAGCTGGTGTTTGGAGTTTCAGTGAAGAACCTCACCAAGGCTGAGCGTGTGATATGCGGAGACTCTCTCATGACCCACGCAATGATTCTCACTGCTGTCACAGACAAG GATGGAAAAGAGGGCTATGAAAAGTGGAGGGTGGAAAACTCCTGGGGCGATGACCGTGGGAACAAAG GTTACCTCATCATGACGGATGATTGGTTCTCAGAATACGTGTATGAGGTGGTGGTGGACAAGAAGTTCCTCTCTCCTGATGTCCTGGAAGTAATGCAGCAAGAGCCCATCATACTTCCCGCCTGGGATCCGATGGGCTCACTGGCCTAA